The Kitasatospora cathayae genome contains the following window.
GGTGGGGAAGTTCGCTTCGATGCAGATGGCCAGGCCGAAGCGGACGCCGTCCACGTCGAACACCGTCGGTTCGGGCCGGCCGGGGGTGTAGAGGTAGGACAGCTCGGTGTTCGACAGGAACCGCTTGTCGTACCTGGCGACCAGGTCCCCGTGATCGGAGACGACGTAGAGGCTGTTGTGCGGACGCCTCGGCGGTGTGAGCGGATGAAGCGATCCGAAGACCGTCCACAGGCCCAGCTCGCCCGCCAAGGCCGCGATCCGCTCGGCCTCCTCGCGCAGGACGTCCCACGCGGCGCCGCTCCAGTCCGCCGGCACCCCGGTCCCGTCGGGGCCGGTCGCCACCACCCGCTTGTCCGGGTAGACGAGAGCTCCCTCCGGAAACTGCACCAGCCGCGCCCCCGCTCCGGCGGCCTCCCGCATCAGCGCCCGGACCTCCTCACCCGCCACCCGAATCGCCGCCTGGTCCCCCGGGTCCTCAGGCACCGTGCTCTGCGCCACCGCCAACCGCAACGCCTTGGCCATCCGGCGACCGTACCGGCGCGCGCCGGTCCCTCACCCGGCCAGCGCCGGGAACATCACCCACACGTGTCTCTGGCCACAGCACATTGAACCGCGTCCGGTTAGCGGGGCCGGGAAGAAACTCACCAGCGCCCCGGCGCGAAACTCACCGCCCGTGTCCCGTGACAGCGGACCTTGACGGATTGCCACTGAACTTTGACCAACGCCAGTTGGTGACAGCGAAGTTTGATCGCCGCAGTTCAGCGGCCCTGTCAGTGCGGTGGCCCGGTGCCCGAGCCACCATACCCTCAGCACTGCCGACGACAGGCACCGATCGTACTGAGCACGCCCGCGACCTGGGGATTCGGCCAAGGTTCGGTGGCGCAGGGCAGAGGCCACCGGCCGGTCGCCGGATCCTCGGAACTGGTGGGTAGCTTCAGCGGTGGCCAGGACCGGTCCGGCGCCCAGGTGGGCCAATCGCCGGCGAACGGCCCGGTGTACAGGCTCAGGGCGCGGCGGCGCCGGCCTAACCTCGAGCTTTCATGACGGTCCGTCGGTTCGTCCGGCGGGCCGTTTCAGGGTGTTCGGGCTGGGGGCGGGCAGGCCCGTGGCTCGGCTGTCGCGTTGAATGGGCGCTGGGTTCCACTGCTTTGGCCAGGGGATGACTCGTCGGAACAGGACGTCGTTGCTGGTCAGCCGGCGTTCGGCAGGGCTTGCAGTCGCTTGAACGCGGTAGTGATCGTCTGGGTCCAGGGCTCCTCGCAGCGCTGAGCGCACAACAGGCCGCGAGCCCCCTTCTGGCATAACCGGAATGGGTTCGTCCATTTTTGGGACATCTGTCACACCACGTTGATGACAATGTGCACTTCTCCTGTTGCCTCATGCGCCCGCATAATCAGTACGCAAGCTTTGAGTGACTCAAAATTCCTCATGTGATCCGAAGGGCCAAGATGAAGAAAATAGCGATGAAGACTGCAGCAGTGGCACTGTCGACAGTCGCCGCCAGTATCCTGATGCCAGCCCAGGCGCACGCCGACAACGGCGATGACTGGGGGCGGGGGGTCAATCTCGTCAACGTGGAAAGTCGCAAATGCCTGGAAGCGGAGAACAGCGGAACAGCAAACGGTACTCGGGTGCAGCAGTGGGACTGCAATGGCCAGGCGGGCGCCGTTTGGACCCATTATGAAGAAGAAGGCGGCGGTGCATACCTGTACAACGTAAACGCCCATAAGTGCCTTGAGATTGCAGATTCCCGAGGGGATAACGGCGCGCCCGCTCAGCTGTGGGATTGCATACCCGGACTCAGGACGCAGCAGTGGAGCCAAGCAGATCTGGGTGCCACCTTGGGCGCCCACTTCATTAACGATAACAGCCTAATGGAACTTGAAATCGAAAACGGTAGCCACAAGAACGGTGCCCGCGCTCAGCAATGGCTGCCGCATAACACCTCACTGAGTGCTAACTGGTACATTGTCTACGCCAATTAGATATTCTTCGAGACAAGAAGATTTGCATTTTCCGGTGGGCGAATTGACGGTGCGTCGCCCGCAGCCCGGTTCATGACCGGAACTCGCACGCCGAGCCCCGGAAGCCTCGGCCGGAGAACCCGTTCCTCGAGCTGTCGTAAGAGGCCTGAAACGACGAAAGGCCCGCCTAACTAGTGCGGGGGCCTGCGGACTGACCGGACGGCCCATGCCCCGATGTCCCGCGCCTCGGTCGCTCCGGTCGCTGTGCGACCGCCTGCCGGACGGCCTGTGCGGGGCCCCTGGCCGGAGCGGAAGTGCCGAATCCCCCGTTCACCACCGTGTACGAGCTGCGTGACGAGTGCGCCAACGATTTGGCGAACAAAACCGTCACACCGTCGAGATCGCCAGGAATTTCCGCGTCGAGGACGTGCGGATGCCGCGCAAAGCAGTGGCACAAAGGAATGATCTCGCCCCGAAGTCGCCAGGGCGGAAAACTCGCCGCCCGACTTTGACAGCAAAGGTCTGCTGACACGGCGGCCCGAACCTCAAATCAACATCAACGATGCCCCCATCCGGTTAAACGAATCCTGAAGGATAGTGATTGTTCATGAAGAAGTTCAGCGTGCTTCGCCTCATCGCTGCCGCTGTAGCCATCCCAGCTATCGGATTGGCGACAGCCAGTCCAGCATCGGCCGACGGCAACGTCAGCTGGGAAAACAAAGGTTCCGCCGGATGCCTTCAGGGCGTCCCGAACAACTATGTAGGCATGGAGCCATGTGGAAATTTGCATACGCACTGGCATGACGTTCAACTGGGCGACACCAACTGGATAGAGTATTTGCTCGACGGTGATGGGAAATGGACAGGCCAATGTCTTGACAGCAACACCTATGGAAGTGTCTACGTTGGCCCGTGTGATTCTCCCTCGAAGAACAACCTCTACCAGAGGTGGTCTGAGGAGAAATGGAGCGGAGGCTGGGTGCTCAAGAACGTCGCCACGGGAAGGTGTCTCGCCGTTTATTACGATTTTTCGGTCCAAACCCTCCCGTGCAATGCAGACATTGATTCGAAGTACTGGAAGTGACTTGACAGTCACACCGATGGACTTGGACAGCCTTGGGTGGCCAGTAATCGTGCGTTGAGCGCCCCGGCAGAAGTTTCCCCGTCGGCTGTACGCCGACATCGCGGTGCGCTGCGCCAGGCCCTGGCGGCGGTTGGCCAGCGCCGGCCTCTACATCGAGAGCGAGCCGACGGTGATCCCAGGCGCGCGTTCACCCGGGAGAACGAGTCGGCCGACATCCTCGCGAAGAACGGCTACAAGGTCGAGCAGAACCCCGACGTTCCCGGCACGCCCAAGAACCCCGACTACCGTGTCGAGGCCGACACCGAGCGCGGCGGCCCCGGTCACCGCCAGGCGGCCTGGCGGCACGAACCGGAACAGCGGATGCAGAGACTGCGGGCGCGGCCAAACGGCGCCGGCGGCGCGGGCGCCTGGTCGAGGGTGTCGTCATGCCGCAGGCTCTGCCCGCCCCACCATCCCGCCGAACCTGGCCACCACCCGGACGGCCCAGACCCGGCCGTTCTCACCGGCCGGTGCCCGGAACTCACCAACGCCCCGGGGCGCACCGGCCCCGGGGCGAAACTCCCCAGTGCAAGCAGCGGGAGTGCCGAAACTCCCCGGCGCGGCAGGTCAGCAGGGGTGCGCCGGGTGAGGCGGGATCAGGAGCGGCGCCACCAGGAGCCGCGCCGCTTCGCCTCGGCCGAGGCTTCGGTGGCGGCTCGCTCGCGCTCGGCCTCCTCTCGGGCCTGCTGGTCGGCGGCGGCCTGGCGGCAACGCTCGCACAGCCCGTCGTCGTCCCAGGCGGCCCGCTCGCGCATCTCCCACCGCTCGTCCGAGAACGGCGCCTTGCAGCGGGTGCAGGCCGGACGGTGGCGCTCGCGCTCCGCCTTCTGCCGTTCCTGCTCCCGTTCCTGGTGGACCTGGTCGGCGGCGGCCCGTTCCGCATGCAGCAGCTCGTCGCCGTCCGGATTGTCGAGCCCGGCGGCGAGGGTGTGCCAGCCGTCCCGGCCGAACCGGTGCCAGGGGGCGCCAGCGCCGAAGCGGCGCAGCAGCGGCAGGGTGGTCGCGACGATGGGCAGGGCGCGGTGGTGGTCGCGGGCAGTGATGTTGTCGCCGCGGTATGGCGGCGCGTACCAGGACGTCTCGGAGGCGGTCTCCACCGCCTGGATGCGGCGCAGCAGCCGCAGGTGGTCGGCCTTCGTCTTCTCCTTCTTCTGCTCGGGGGTGAGCGGCTTGGTGCCGGGGCGGGTGCGCTTGCGGCTGGCCTCGAAGACCAGGGCGACGGGCGGCAGTCCCTCCCGGCCGGTCGGCGGGTAGACGGTGGGCCATAGCCGCAGGGCGTGGGTGCGGGCGCCGGGGCGGCGCATGCTCGTTTCGAACGCGGCCTTCGCGGTGCCCTTGGCGGGCAGCTCGCACCAGGCGCGGTAGGTGGCCAGCTTTTCCACGAGCGTGCCGACGCCCTCGTTCTCGCGGTCGACCTCCACCAGGAGCACCGGCACGTCGGCGCCGGGGTCGCGCAGCACCAGGTCGGCGAACAGCGAGCGGCGGTGCGGGATCGCGTGCTCGACCTCCGTGGTGAACGCCTCCAGGTGACCGAATCCGGCGCGGGCGAGGAGGCCGGCGGTGGCGGCGACGTCCAGGGCGTGCTCGGAGAACGCCGCGGCCCGGCCGTCGCGCTCGGGGCGCAGCGCGGACAGCTTCGTCCCGGCTGGAAGCAGCGCGGCGGCCTCGCGACGGCCTGCCGCGGTCAGGCACCACAGCTTCCGCCCATCCGGCAATCGCAGCTCCTGGCGCACCCTCCCCGCGTCCTCCAGGTCACCGATCGCGTCGCGGGTCGCCTTGTCGATCCGCTGGCCCGGCAGGACCAGATGCCAAAGCTCGCGGGCGGTGGCTCGTTGAAACAGGGCAAGCGACACCAAGACCCCTCTCCTGACCGGCTGTGTCGAACCCCGCTTCCACCGCACCTCAGCAGTGGGGGAAGAAGGGTTGTCGCCACGGGCATGACCCCTTGACCGGGGCCGCTGGCCTGCCGAAACGCGGCCGTCCGGTGTCGGGGCCGTGGAGGTGCCGGCGGAGGTGCGGCCCGGCCCCTTGTCCCGGCCCGGCGAGGCCTCGACCGGCCGGTCCGGCAGGTGGTGATCGGCGGTCTGGTCGCCGCCGTCGGGGTCGGGCGCTGCGAGCGCGATGGTGGTCATCGGGGTGGCCTTCCGTCAGTAGGAAGCCGAAACAGGCGCGGTGGCTGGCCCGGCACCCGGGCGGGCTGCCCGGACGTGGCCGACCCTGCACAGCACCCCCTTGTCCGCGGTCTGACCGCACCCCTTGTCCGACCCCTTGACCAGCGTGTTGTCCCGCCCGAAATGCCCCGGTCAGAGCCCTTGTCCTCCCGGTATGTCCGTGACCGAAGTCATCCCCGCGGGCAATGCGAACTCACCACCACCCCGGAGCGAATCTCACCCAGCGGCCTGCGCCCGCCGGGGTGAGGCGAGGTCAGGACCGGCGCCACCCAGGGCGTGCCAGCCGCAGCGGCCAAGGTGGACGCAGCAGCGCGCCGGGTCAAGCGGATCGGGGCCGGGTGGCCTCGGCAGTCTCACCGGCCTCGAGGTAGTCGGCCTTCCCCACCTCGGCCAGGTGCCGGGCAAACGCGTCCGCCCGTGCCCGGTCTCCCGCCGGATCGTCGGTCTGGCCGTTCACACCGGCGCTGGCGATGGTGGAGGTCCGCGGCGTACTGGGAGGGCAGCCGGGTTACGCCAGAAAGAGGATGGGCAGGCGTTGGAGATTCGGCGCCTGTAAAGCCTTCATGTGGCGGCTTTTGGGGCCAGCGATGGCCCCGGATTGGGCTAATCCCAGATGCGTTCGATTCGAACGGCTGACTAACTGGTAGTGCACGGAGCACCACGGACCGTTGCCGAGTGGGCAAAGGTGTTCCCCGCGAGGGCCACCATGATCCGTGGAACAGCGCGATCACCCCTGGCGAGAAGAAAGAGACACAGATGCCTGAGAAGACCTTGCAGGTAGGTACCTGGGAGCTCGAAGAAGACAACGGTGAACTGCACTTCCGAAAGGACGGCAACACAAAGCTCGTCCTTGGCGCAGATGGCAGAATCGTGGGCTACCCGAAGTACGAGGACCACATCCGACTCTGGAATACGCATCACAATTCCTACCTGCGCGGCGACGCGGACAAGCACGCGAATATCAACTTTGGTCGCGGCCACGCCGTAGCAATGTGGGGCGATGACACCGAGGATGAGATCATTCTCAAGAAGCCGTAAAATACCTCTCCGCCGTGGGCCCCTTCAGTTCCTGTGGAGGGGCGCTACGGTTGAGCGCCGCAACCGGCCCGCGTCGCCGCTGCGGCGCCGCCGGGCGCCGAGCTGCGGACGGACTGTGCATCACCAGCGCGAACGGCCGTCCGCCGCCGGTCACGTAGTACTCCTCCCGGCCGCAATGGTCCGCCTGGGTCAACGGATTGTGTTTGACCGCGTGGGCGAGAAGGCTGGCGGTGGCGGCGACGTCCAGAGCGTGCTCGGAGAACACGGTCGACTGGCCGTCGCGCTCGGGGCGCAGCGCCACGAGCTTCGCCCCGGCCGGGATGTCAGCGGGAGGCCGAAAGCGGCGCGGTGACCGGCCCCGGCCGCCCGGAAGATGCGGTGACCGGCCCCGGCCGCCCGGAAGAGCGCCCGGGTGCGGCCGACACTGCACGCCATCCCCTTGTCCGCGGTCTGACCGCACCCCTTGTCCCGCCCCTTGACCAGCACGTTGTCCCGCCCGGTTCGCCCCGGTCAGGCCCCTTGTCCTCCCGGTTTGTCCGTGACCGGGAACACGGCCGCCGGACCGTCAGAGGTTCTGCAGGTAGGCGGTGTGGACGGTGAAGGCGGCCTGCTCGGGGGTGTCGTGGAGCATCGCTTCCTGGGTGTTGATGTCGCCGATGAAGTAGCCCTCGTACACCGCCACCCACCGGTCTCCGATGCCGGCAAGGCCGCGCTCGACCCAGCCGACCTGATGGCCCTCGCCCGTCACGAGGTAGACGTCGGGGTTGACCGTCCAGCCGGCCAGCGCCCACCAGTCGCCGAACCGTCCCGCATCGAGAGCGATGCGCACGTCACTCGGGGGCAGGCGGCGGTGCATCGGGTCGGCCGGGACGGGGACCTCGACAGGCGGTTGCTGCGGTGCGGACGCGGCCGCGGGCCGGGGCGCGGTCTGCTGCTGGGCGAGGCGCTGGTCGACCAGGTCGCGCAGCCGCTCGCCTCCGGACGGGGTTTCGCCCCGGGGAGCAACGGGCGCCGTGACGGCGGGCCGCGCAGAGGGCGCTGTTTCCCCCCGGGGAGGAACCGGCACCGGAACGGCCTGCGGCCGGTCCAAGGCAGGGTCCGTCGGCGGGGGAGTTTCGCCGCGGGGAGCAACGGGCGCGGGCCGGTCCTCGAGGGCGGGGCCGCCGGTCGCCGGAGCCGTTACGGGCGCGGCCACCGACACCGGCCCGGCCGTGACCGGGGAGCCGCCGAACAAGGCCGCTGTTTCGCCCCGGGGCGAAACGAGGGGCTCCGGGGCGGCCTGGTCGGGGCTGGCGGCCTGAGTGGGGTGGGCGTCGAGCATCCGCTCGGCGAGCTCGCGGTGGCGCACGGCCAGGCCGTCGACGGCGCGCAAGAGATCGGCCAGGGCCTGGCAGGCAAGGGCGCCGTCGCCGTCGCGCTCCGCGCGCTCCAGTTGGAGGAGAAAGCGCTCGTCGTGCCGGCGCAGCGCCTCGCCGAGCTCCAGCAGCTCGGCGCCCTCGCCGTCAGCGGGCAGGTCGGCGGGCGACGGAGTTTCGCCCCGGGGGTTTTCGGCGGCCGCGGTGCGCGCCAGTTCCTGCTTCTCCTTCTCCCGGGCGCGGTCCGCTTTCGACGAGCACGCCTTCGAGCAGTACTTCCGCGGGCGGCCCGTCCCGCTCGGCTCCATCTCCTTGCCGCACACCGTGCAGGTCGGCGCGCCGAACAGCATCGGCTCGGCCATCGCCTTTTGCCCCGGGGAGAAACTCATGCCGGGATGCTATCCCCGCACTGAGCTGGGGTTTTCCCCCGGGGTGAAACGCCGCGCCCCGGCGGGCAGCAGCGGCCCGTCGCAGCGGCGCAGCACCGGCTGCGCAGCGCTGCGCAACCGCCCTTGCGCATGCGCAGCGG
Protein-coding sequences here:
- a CDS encoding carbon-nitrogen hydrolase family protein, encoding MAKALRLAVAQSTVPEDPGDQAAIRVAGEEVRALMREAAGAGARLVQFPEGALVYPDKRVVATGPDGTGVPADWSGAAWDVLREEAERIAALAGELGLWTVFGSLHPLTPPRRPHNSLYVVSDHGDLVARYDKRFLSNTELSYLYTPGRPEPTVFDVDGVRFGLAICIEANFPTLFAEYERRDVDCVLLSVMVDDPARATVAQAYGTLYNYWLGYAVPAQYAATAPSGIVAPGGRWLTRAPADNRPALALADLDLDPTDPDIDIALRYARPWRRLARAGLYTDQRAGDDPRSQSRTAF
- a CDS encoding RICIN domain-containing protein, with amino-acid sequence MKKFSVLRLIAAAVAIPAIGLATASPASADGNVSWENKGSAGCLQGVPNNYVGMEPCGNLHTHWHDVQLGDTNWIEYLLDGDGKWTGQCLDSNTYGSVYVGPCDSPSKNNLYQRWSEEKWSGGWVLKNVATGRCLAVYYDFSVQTLPCNADIDSKYWK
- a CDS encoding replication-relaxation family protein; this translates as MSLALFQRATARELWHLVLPGQRIDKATRDAIGDLEDAGRVRQELRLPDGRKLWCLTAAGRREAAALLPAGTKLSALRPERDGRAAAFSEHALDVAATAGLLARAGFGHLEAFTTEVEHAIPHRRSLFADLVLRDPGADVPVLLVEVDRENEGVGTLVEKLATYRAWCELPAKGTAKAAFETSMRRPGARTHALRLWPTVYPPTGREGLPPVALVFEASRKRTRPGTKPLTPEQKKEKTKADHLRLLRRIQAVETASETSWYAPPYRGDNITARDHHRALPIVATTLPLLRRFGAGAPWHRFGRDGWHTLAAGLDNPDGDELLHAERAAADQVHQEREQERQKAERERHRPACTRCKAPFSDERWEMRERAAWDDDGLCERCRQAAADQQAREEAERERAATEASAEAKRRGSWWRRS
- a CDS encoding RICIN domain-containing protein; its protein translation is MKTAAVALSTVAASILMPAQAHADNGDDWGRGVNLVNVESRKCLEAENSGTANGTRVQQWDCNGQAGAVWTHYEEEGGGAYLYNVNAHKCLEIADSRGDNGAPAQLWDCIPGLRTQQWSQADLGATLGAHFINDNSLMELEIENGSHKNGARAQQWLPHNTSLSANWYIVYAN